The Lactuca sativa cultivar Salinas chromosome 2, Lsat_Salinas_v11, whole genome shotgun sequence genome includes a window with the following:
- the LOC128132382 gene encoding transcription factor LUX-like, with amino-acid sequence MSVVEMTMTEFQSGRPGRRMSIRLKTVMEGEDTIDLIQDDSDSRRLQRVDSGVTSGGAGGEADSTLRADDSSITLLKRVRLVWTPQLHKRIVEVVGHLGVKNVVPKTIMQMMNVEGLTRENVATHLQKYRLYVKQMHGSSNEGPSSSDPLFASAVVPKRFHESD; translated from the coding sequence ATGTCAGTGGTGGAGATGACGATGACCGAGTTTCAGAGTGGGAGGCCGGGTCGTCGAATGTCGATCCGACTCAAGACGGTTATGGAAGGTGAGGATACCATCGATTTGATTCAAGACGATTCCGATTCGAGGAGATTACAGAGAGTTGACAGCGGCGTCACTAGCGGTGGAGCTGGAGGGGAAGCTGACTCCACTTTGCGAGCCGATGATTCTTCCATAACGTTGTTGAAAAGGGTTCGTTTGGTTTGGACTCCTCAACTGCACAAGCGAATTGTGGAGGTTGTTGGGCATTTAGGAGTGAAGAACGTTGTTCCTAAAACGATTATGCAGATGATGAACGTTGAAGGATTGACCAGAGAGAACGTCGCCACTCATTTACAGAAGTATAGGCTTTATGTAAAACAGATGCACGGATCATCTAACGAAGGGCCATCTTCTTCCGATCCTTTGTTCGCTTCCGCTGTTGTTCCCAAGAGGTTTCACGAGTCAGATTAG
- the LOC111898666 gene encoding uncharacterized protein LOC111898666 has product MAIRRCKCATQVVTDMMKIGERERKSVSLMMSTRRLRRRSLNKKKRGYYQKEEPTQERKPNLEEMLTKFVAASEKRHNDRDAAIQETRTMLRNQKASIHNIETQLGQLAQQINQRSPGELPSKTENNPRGTHINIVTTRSGKIITPLAPIQTEETKELQKEDAEKQNKSQNLHDTEATRRVQNMDWTSPVTIPKNQIPEKPFQPPMPFPARAKQEKKEEEYQKFLDHIKALQINIPFIEAVAQMPKYAKFLKELLTNRRKMEEAKKVVLNENCSAAMLSKLPKKKGDPRSLTLTCQFGNLATIHALADSGASVNLMPYSFFKKLDLLEPRPIRMAIHLANKTVTFPRGICEDLLVKVDKFVFPADFIILDMEADPQVPIILGRTFRNTTSAIVDMRDSKLTLRVGVIQSLSGSIKL; this is encoded by the coding sequence ATGGCAATAAGAAGGTGCAAGTGTGCTACTCAAGTGGTGACCGATATGATGAAGATTGGCGAAAGAGAAAGAAAGAGTGTCTCCCTTATGATGAGtacaagaaggctaaggaggagaagtttaaacaaaaaaaaaagaggtTATTACCAAAAGGAGGAACCGACACAAGAAAGAAAACCAAATTTGGAGGAGATGCTTACCAAGTTTGTAGCTGCTTCAGAAAAGAGACATAATGATCGTGATGctgcaatccaagaaacaagaaCAATGCTTAGAAATCAAAAAGCATCCATCCACAACATTGAGACACAGCTGGGAcaacttgctcaacaaatcaaTCAAAGATCACCGGGAGAACTTCCTAGTAAAACTGAAAACAACCCACGAGGCACGCACATAAATATCGTGacaacaagaagtgggaagataatTACTCCTCTGGCCCCTATTCAAActgaagaaaccaaggagttgCAAAAGGAAGATgcagaaaaacaaaacaaaagtcaAAATCTGCATGATACagaagctactcgtcgagttcagaaTATGGACTGGACGAGTCCAGTGACCATTCCGAAAAATCAGATTCCTGAAAAGCCCTTTCAGCCTCCAATGCCATTTCCAGCCCGAGCTAAGCAAGAAAAGAAGGAAGAGGAATACCAGAAGTTTCTAGACCATATAAAAgctcttcaaatcaacataccATTCATCGAAGCAGTTGCACAAATGCCAAAATATGCCAAATTCCTCAAGGAGCTTCTAACCAATAGAAGGAAGATGGAGGAAGCAAAAAAGGTAGTTCTTAATGAGAACTGCTCAGCGGCCATGTTAAGCAAACTACCAAAGAAGAAGGGTGACCCGAGAAGCTTGACTTTGACTTGTCAATTTGGTAACTTGGCCACCATTCATGCTTTGGCTGATTCGGGAGCAAGTGTGAACCTCATGCCTTATTCATTTTTCAAGAAATTGGATCTCCTGGAACCAAGGCCAATTCGAATGGCAATTCACTTAGCAAATAAAACAGTCACATTTCCAAGAGGAATATGTGAAGATTTATTGGTCAAGGTGGACAAGTTTGTGTTTCCCGCAGACTTTATAATTCTAGACATGGAAGCGGATCCTCAAGTCCCGATCATCCTTGGAAGAACTTTCCGTAACACGACAAGTGCTATAGTGGACATGAGAGACTCGAAACTTACTCTACGAGTGGGGGTGATTCAGTCACTTTCGGGGTCGATCAAGTTATGA